One Hydractinia symbiolongicarpus strain clone_291-10 unplaced genomic scaffold, HSymV2.1 HiC_scaffold_53, whole genome shotgun sequence genomic window, TTCCCTTTTTACGCATTGCggtatttttaagacaataatGAAAACTTGTGAGGTAACTAGCTGccataaataaagttttttcatttGTAACATTGGTGCAGCTACAGCTTGAAGCAATTTTAGCATGTTTCGATCTTGAACCTTGTTTCTTCTGGACAAGCTCTTATGTGAGTACtgagtattttaaataattaataaatcaatttaTCGCAGTATTTTAAAGAGTAAAAATACAAAGCAAAAGGTCACTAATTCATGTTTTCCTTATGCCTTACGCTCTGCCggggttttaaattttttttcctacaAGCGCTTTTCTAGTGGGCAGACCTGCGCGATATTAAACTCCGTAATCTTAGAATCTGAAGAAATTCAAAGAATGAAATCATAAAATTTCTAGTTAAGATAAGGAAAATGCAGGGTTTTTACCTTGACTttggtaaattatttttctacaatACAGCTACAatacaaattatattttatcttcTTATAACTGAGAAGAACTGAAAATAAACTGATTAGAAATGCTAATTAGGTCATTTTAGATGTTaagaaaaaattctgaaatagtACTTCTCTAATCAAATGATGGAAATAAGAAGTGCCTTATTTGTGGTATAACGACCGGCGAGGCATATTTTTGAttggttttttgtttgtttactctaACCAGATGTCAATATTTGTGCGAACTAACGAAGTTTACCCTTCTTTGATCGATCTCAAGAAACGGAAAAGACATTAAAACAACTCTTTACTCTAAGACAATTTTCCACTTGCAGGATCATAAAATTTCGGTAAACGAAAAGAATGGCTTATGATTTATACCCAATCATGCCTTAGTTACCTGTTCCGTTCatgtcggaaaaaaatattcttgaagCAGTCGTTTTAAATGTGAGCTTTTCGCTGTTTCTAAAACTATTATGTATTTTCACTTCATATTTTTGAGCAAATAATGTAAAAGTTGACCAATCTACGTTTAATCAATTTATAAATTTCTGTCCAGTTTGTTCGGAAGTGGATTTACACTTGAGACACCTGTTACTCCGAAGATTGGTGAAACAGCAAAATCACTTGCGTATAACGTGACCGTGAGAAGGTACAAAAGGTCTACCCGACGGTAATTATTAGTGTATTGGCGCAAAACATTTCCTATAGGATGACACATAGTCATTTCACAGGTTTGAACCAAGGAGAAATAAAGAAAGCAAAATGTGGactaatttttctttctgaacATAAAATCACAAATAAATTGCAAAGAATAAATGGATCGATtcataacttaaaaaaaaggaaaaaaatccaCACTAACTCATTTGTGCGTAATACATGTACAGAACGCAGGAATGTAAATAGACACCAAAATGACTAGAAAGTAGGTAATTCAAAGCGACAACTTCACAAGTTAGCTAAAGTCAGTATATCCAAACAAAAAATTAGTAAAGCAAAAATAACTGCATGATTAACTAGTTAGTCCAATTTCTTTCAACCTTTTATTCTTTATGTCATCGAACTTTTTCCGCtcgttgtttatttttgttcgcACAGCGAAGGCAAAATTGGCTGATCCAAAGtaactttttgcaaaattttccaTTTCCAGTCGACCTAAAATAATGCAAGAATGATTGAGTATACTCGCACAAAAGACACAAAATAGTTGCTTTAAGCAACTATGCCTCATTTGCAAGTGATTGTTCAAACAATCTATTTACCTATACTTAAAAACCATCGAACAAAAGCTAAATTATTTGATACCTGGAAATGGTCGATCATTGGTGCGACGCACGTAACAACCAAATTTTTCGAAGAACACTTTATTTAATTCCGAAGTCCACTTGACACTGGATTTGACAGCTAAGTATAAAAGCAACAATAAGATAAGTTTTGTTAATATCAAACCTAAAAAAGTGGTTTAACTAAACCTATATATATGAAGAAGCGATAAAAGTGTTCAACTTACGTTTGCATTTCAATCTCTCATTCTCTTCTTTATCTATTGGAATAAAATctggttgtttttttaaactagaAAATTCCTGGAAATTATAACTCTTGGTTAGCAAGACGACCATTCAAACTATTATTgctttaacagaaaaaatattgtcCTTTATAACTTATATATAGCAGCGTTTTTATACTATGGCAACTCAAAAATCAGTAAAGTTAATGACACTTGAAAGATCTAAGCATTTTTCAACATATTTAATCTCCAGGATCATTGGAAAGTTGAATTTCTGAGAGAATTTAAGATTGGGGAAGACGCCAAATTCTTTAAAATGTAATTTGCACACGAAGCAACCTACAAAGGTttctttaaacttaattttttacatcACTTACCTTCATAGGAAGTAGGATCACATGAATCATCTCTAATTTGGGCATCTAGATAGAAATGGATATTCATAAACATGAAATACATCTTTTGCAAAAAATACTTGTACATCccataaattttaaacaatccaGGTTGATATTTCTcggtatataaataattttcataACTGTCTAAGTGTTATTgagaaaactaaaataaataattaaaacagaaaGACTCTTGAAAGGATACTCACCAGTAATTTTAacgtacttttttcttttttttgatctGCCTATAATTCAAAGTCAAATGTACAATCAAATGGtcaacaaaaaatacatttttatttcggTGAACTCGCAATTACTTTTAAGTAAGTGAAAAAAAGTTAAGTACatgtaatttgtaaaaatattacgTTTAATATTAGTGATACTAGACAATTTTCCGCAAAAACGTTAAGTAATATATTTTGCATAGAGGACTATAAAAACAACTTATATTTCATCAAGACCAGATATGATTTTTAATTGACCTATGTGagatttaaaacaaataagGTCTGGTTTTCAAATTCAATGttctataaataaacatttcccACAATGCAGAGTAGGACAGGTTGAATAAATATTGTTtggcaaaaaaatcaaaactcaAACCACTCACCACGCAAAGGATACTTCCTAGCTTCAACTGgtactaaaaacaaaaacaaaaaaaccatcGTATATCTAAAACAAGGTCATGGTTGGTATTATAAATCAGAcgttgttttaaattaaatttaaaactaaccattttttgatTCAATAGCTTCTTCATCCGATGAACTGCTCGACAGCATCATCACTCTTTTCCCCACTGATCTTTTTGTCTttgtcgctgaataaaaaaccaaaaaaaacaaacactttgCAAGTCACTGAGGCCCAAAGGATTGAATCAATAAACTACAGTGAAG contains:
- the LOC130629338 gene encoding uncharacterized protein LOC130629338 — encoded protein: MMLSSSSSDEEAIESKNVPVEARKYPLRGRSKKRKKYVKITDAQIRDDSCDPTSYEDKEENERLKCKPVKSSVKWTSELNKVFFEKFGCYVRRTNDRPFPGRLEMENFAKSYFGSANFAFAVRTKINNERKKFDDIKNKRLKEIGLTS